The Bradyrhizobium sp. B097 genome contains the following window.
CGGCTGCGGCAGCGAAGCGATCGCGTCTTGCGCGACCGCACCAAGTAGGCGGCAACGCGGATCGCTGCGGCTTCAGCTGCAGCGATGTCGCGCGCGCAGAGCCGTCATCCGAGCACGCCGCATTTTCGGGGTGGGCAGTCCAGAGGCCGGGATTCACGATCACAAAAAACAAGGCCGTCGACGTAGTATACCGTCAACGACCTTGCCAGCCCCGGATATTGAAATCGGCTCACGCCATCCGGTGATTTAAGGATGACTCGGATTCGAAGTCGGATATGTGAACCAGTTCACAAAGTCCGGATTAATTCACGGTAACGGGCACTCATGCGAGGCTGCCATCGGCAGGCCTGGAGCGGGAAATTCCACCTTAGCTCCTGATGCTGTTCGGGATTTGGCGCATTTTGATGGCCGGGCCGGTGACTGCCGCTCCGCCGTCTTCGGTCGTCAACCGCGCGACCTGTGGCGCTTCCGGTTGGCCTTCGACCGCTTGCGCGGCTCGGGCTCTGCGGCCGGCTCATTGGCCTGCGCGCTCGCGAGCGATTGGCGCAGGCCCTCGACCTGTTCGGTCAGTGCGGCGACCTGGTCGGAGAGCTTCTTGGCGTCGGCCTGCTGCGCGGCGAACTGCTTGCGCATGGCCAACAGCTGGTCCTGCACTTCCTGCAATTGGTCGATGGATTCCTGCTGGGTCACCTCCATGCCCTTGGTCTTTTCCACCAGGGCCTCGGAGACCTGCGCGGTCCGCGCCTGCAATTGGCGGGCGGCGACCATCCGGTCGGTCTCCGGCACGTTGCCGCTGAAGGCGCGCCACAGCGCGATCGAGCCGATCCCGAACAGCACGAGCACCAGCGCCACGGCGCCGATCGCGATCGGCTGCACGCCGATCAGGCTGCTGGCCTGTGCATTCCGGGGGGCAAGTTCGATCATGCGACCAGAACCGGACATCAATTGAAAGGTTCCGAATAGCACAACCGCGATGCGGGCAAAACCCCCGGGGATTCAAGCAGGTGGCGCGGGGAGTGCAAAACTCGCCGCAAATTCCGGGAGGCTGCCTCAAAACGGGACTGTCCGGCGCGCGTCCGTGGTTCAGCCCGTCGGCGCGATCAGGCCGACCCTCATGTCCTTCGCCAGATAGACGCAAGCGCCGTCGGCGAGCACACGGCCGTCGGCGATGCCCAGCACCAGCCGGCCGCGCCTGACCTGACGCATGTCGACCTCATAGCGCACGAGCCTGACGTCCGGCGTGATGTGGCCCCTGAACTTGACCTCGCCGACCCCGAGCGCGCGGCCTTTGCCCGGCGAGCCCGACCAGCCGAGCCAGAAGCCGATGATCTGCCACATCGCGTCGAGCCCGAGGCAGCCGGGCATCACGGGGTCGCCGGCAAAGTGGCAGGCGAAGAACCAATGGTCCGGCGCAACGTCCAGTTCGGCTGCGACACGGCCCTTGCCGAAGGCGCCGCCGTCGATGCCAATTTCGGTGATGCGATCCATCATCAGCATCGGTGGCGCCGGCAGCTGCGCATTGCCGGGGCCGAAATAGCCGCCCGCGCTCGAGCGCAGCAGATCCGGCTTGCTGTAGGACGATTGCGGCGTGTGAAAATCATGCGGGTTGAACAAGATGGCCACCAACCTTGGAGTTATAGTTGAACATTAGAAGCGGCTGCGCCGCGTGGCTTTCGGCTTCACCGGCGGGGACTTGGCAGGCAGGCGCAGCGCCGCGGCCATGAAGGCCCAGATGTCGCCGGTCAGCCTTGCCGGATCCGGCCGCCGGTCGGCCGTGAGCGCGCCGATCAGCGCCTGGCGAATGCCACCGATCATCAGCGCGATGGTGAGGTGAGGGTCGAGGTTGCCGGGTACGATCCGGTCGCGCTGCGCGGCCTCCAGCATGCGCGCCCCGGCTGCAAGCTGGCGGCTGGTGAAGGCGGTCTCGACATCAAGCACTTCGGGCGCCCGGCTCAGCGGTCCGATCACCAGCGGCGCAAACGGGTGCTCATAGTGAAAGGCGACATAGGCGCCGATCCGCGCCTTCTCCCGGTCGGCCCAGTTGCTGGCGGGCAGTTTGGCGCCGCCGAAGGCCGCCTCATCGAGATGTTCATAGAAGCCTTCGACCACGGCGGCGATCAGGCCGGCCTTCGATCCGAAATGGTGATAGGCGAGCCCGACCGAGACCTGGGCCCGTCTCGCGACGGCCTGCATCTCGAGATGCCCTTGGCCTTCGATCAGCTCCACTTGGGCTGCGGCGAGCAGCCGCTCGCGTGTCCCCTGGCTCGTTACGCCCATCGCTTGCCCGTTGCTTGAATTGAATTCAATTCAATAGACCGGATGCTAGGATGTCAAGCTTGGGGCGCCGGATGGCCGAGCGTACCGGTGCAGGGCATGCGATGGCGTTTGCAATCAAGACCGAGATCGGGGAGCCGCGGGCGAAGGCGTTCGTCTTCACCGCGCAGAAGACCATGTATGGCGGCAAGCACATCGCGGCCGGCGACATCGTGTTCGTGTTCGCGAGCGAGAACGAGGGCGGCAACGGACTGATCGCCCGCGCGGTGGTGACCTCAGCCGAACCGGTGCCGCGCAAGCCTGACATCGCCAGGCAGACGCCGCGTGTCAGCATCGCGGTCAGGCGTGTTGCGCTGGCAAAGCGGCCGCTCGGACGCGACGCGCTCAAGCGTTTCAAGGATTGGGACGACGGCCGGCCCGAGACCGAGCTCAATTTCAAGTTCTATCGCCAGGCCACCAACAAGATCGTCGGCATCTCGGACGAGACGGCGGCCTTCCTCGATCGGTTCTTCTGACGGGCGGTCTTGATTCTCACATCATCCAACAGCAGCCGGTCGCGAACGGCTCTTTAGCGATGCTCGATGTCGTCAACTATGCCGCAACGGCGACAGATGGAAAACGACGCTTTTCGCTTGCGCTCGGCTCGCGCCGAAACGCGTCGTCGGCCCGTTGCTAACTGCTGGTTGCAGTGCTAGCTGTCTCGCCACGGAGAGACAGTATGCAAGACAACCAGCAGACGGCCGATCACTACACCAAGCAATGGTCGAGCGACCTGGGTTTCAGGTCGTTCGTTCAGCAGAATGCAGAAGCTGCAAAGGCGATGCCGAGCAGGCAATTGCCCTGGGCCGAACTGTTCGAGCGCATTCGCAAGCAGGCCTCCGAGCGCAAGACATCGGTATACGATGCTGCTTGCGGATTTGGAGACATCCTGAACCAGCTCGCGGCATCGCCTGTCCCTGCCAACCTCGAATATGTCGGTGCCGATATTCACGGCGCCCTGGACACCATCGAGCGGTTCGGGATTGCGACACTGTTCAATCATGACATCACAAGCGAGTTGCCAACACGGCAGCAGTTCGACTTCATCGTCTGTCGCGCGGCCATCCATCACACGCCGAGCCCGCGTGCAACATTCCATACATTGGTCAGGCAGCTCGCGCCCGGCGGCACCATTGCCATTACAGCCTACGCAAAGAAGGCCCCAATGCGCGAGGCCGTGGACGACGTCTTGCGCGCCGCGATCATTCCGATGCCAAACGACGAGGCGTTCGCTACCGCGAACCAGCTCACGGCGCTCGGACGGGATCTGCAGCGCTCCCAGGGCCAAATCACGATCGACAATGATTTGCCGTTTCTTGGCATCAAGGCCGGCACCTATGACATCCAGACCTTCATCTACAATCACTTCATCAAGTGCTGGCACAATCCGGCGTTCTCGGAGCAGCATTGCGATCTCGTGAACTTTGACTGGTACCACCCGCCATTCGCATTCCGCTACAAACGGGATGAGTTGCGTGAGTGGGCAGCCTCGTGCGGACTCGAGATTGTCAACGAAGCCTCGACCGAGGCCCAGCACTATTTGGAATGCCGCTCATCGCGGTGAGCCGGCCTGCGGGCAAACGACCGGTGAGCCCACCGATCCATCAGGCGAGCACGATCAAGCTGCCGTGCAGTTCCTGCGCCGGGATCGTGCTGAAGGCCGGATCAGCGCTGCTGCAACGAACTCGGAGCGATCGTTTCCCAAAGAGGTTGCGGCCAGGCTTTGGGGGAAGCCTGGCCGCGCGCGAACCGGTCTGGGACGGGGAGGGGTGGGGATGTGACCGGGTCGCGAACTCGATTCCTTGTTGCTGCTCAGCGCGAGCTTGCGGTTGAAACTGCGGGGCGGTTGTCGCCGAGCGAGACCCACACATTGGGATCGCTCTGCGATTGCCGCTTGACGAAGCGGTAGCCGGTCTCCGTCCAGGCGACGATGCTCTCGTTCTGGTTATCGAGCACGAACTCGCCCTTGTCGGTCTTCACCGTCAGCACCGCGTGGCCTTCGCCCTTCTTGTCGCGGACCACCGTGATCAACAGCGCCTCGCGCGGCCAGCCGGCATCCATCAGCATCTTGCGCTTCAGGAGCACGTAGTCCTCGCAGTCGCCGTAGCCGTCTGATGGCAACGACCATTTCTCGATCACGCCCCAATGATCCATGTCGGTCATCGGCTTGATGGATTCGTTGACCCACTTGTTGACCCGCACGAGGTCGCGCCAAGCGGTCTGCGACAACACGATGTCGCGTGGTTGCGTCTTGCCGCCGCGGCACTCGGCGGGATTGTCGGCGCAGAATTCGACCCAGCCGATCGGCGAGCGCGCAACGTCACCCAGGCTGGCGTAGACCACGTCGCCGGCCTTGGCCGACACGCACGTCGCAAACAGAATGGCGGCAACCGCCAAACCTTTCCCCTGTCCCCTGAACCCAAACATCGTGGCCCCCGTTCTTCTTGTTGGGACCACGTTTCGCACAAAGCTTTTGCGCCGCCGCTAAGTACGCGAAGTAGATTTGACGCGAATACTGGTAAAAGCTGCGGAGAATTCGATCTTTACTTGAATCTAATTCGCGTAAAATTTGAAACATCTGCAATTGATTCAAATTTTATCTATTAACGCGGCAAACGCTGTGCCTGCACGGTTTGTTGCCTCAAACGCTCTGGCCGTTAACCGCCGATTTCACGACGCCAAACGCGCCGAAGGCGGCCACCGGTGCACCGGTGGCCGCCTTCGCGGGCTGAAAACGGGGGTCTTGAGCGGTTTTTCGCTTTACCTCGCGGTAACGCTCTCTTCGAGCGTTTCCGCCGACTGCTCGTGGACGAACTCGAGCGCGAAGCCTTCCTCGAGATTTCGCACCACGCGGGCCTGCACCCTGCCGAGCATCACCAGCGACTTCAGCGGCGGGCGGTTCTCCGCGGCGATCGCAGCACCGGACAGCGAAAGGTCGATGATGCGGCAGGTCATCCGCGAGCCGTCTTCCTGGGTGAGCAGGGCGATCGGGTTGCGCGGCACGATACGGTCGTGGCGGCGATCCTCGGGCAGATTGAGGATGTCGCGGTTGGCGAGCCAGGTGAGCTGGGCGGCGAGCTTGTCGCGCTTGCGCGCGGTGGCGCCGATCGTCATCGCAAAGCCGTTGTCGATGATACGGGTGATGCGGCCCTCGACCCGGCCGATATGGTCGAGATAGGCGATCACGCGGTCGCCGACATTGCCGATGCCAGGCGCCAGCAGCGCGAGGCCACCCGGGGACATGTTGATAATCTGGCAGGGAAACTCGCGCCGGTCGGGCAGCATGTAGCGGCCGAGCAGGTGCACCTTGACGCGCTGGAAGCGCCGCCGCTCCTCGGCAACGGGGACGACGGTAGTTTTCTTTTGTGCAAACGACATCACAACAAACCCGGCCACCGTCCATTCGGAGCCCCGACGACCCTAAGGCTGATAGGGTTAACGGGGCGTTACGGTTGTGAAGGGGAACCCGGACACGGAGTGAGAGCGACAATTGAAGCTCACGTGCGCCGTATCCAGGGACGTTAGGCTCATGCAGATGCCGCGTCAGGCTCTCCGAACCATCGCGCTGCGGCTTGAGCAGTCTCCTCCAGATCCTGCTCGATGTCTGTGGCCCAAGCCACAAACCCGTCGGGACGCACCAGCACCGCGCGCAAGCCCAGCCGATCCCCGGCATCGCTTGCGACATAGTTGATCCGGCCGCGCCAGCGATCGGCCAGCGCGCGCTGGGGAGAGTGCGGATCAAAGTCGAGCAGCAGGCCGCGCCCATCTTTGAGCAGTTCGCCGAGCCTCATCCCGCTGGCGAGCTCGAAGTCGGGCGCGCTGCGGCCGACCAGCGGATGGCCGCCGCCAAGATCGTAGCGCAGCGAAACGCCCCACACGCGCTCGGCAAAATAGGTTGCGCCGTCTGATGTCGCGATGAGATCGCGGATGATGGCTTCGAGCGCGCGCGAACTGCGGCTCGGCCGCATCAGCGCGACCTGGGCGCGCGACCAGTCGAGGATCTGCGCGCCCACCGGATGCCGTTCGCTGCAATAGCTGTCGAGCAGACCGGCCGGCGCGTCGCCGCGGATCGTGGCCGCGAGCTTCCAGCCGAGATTCATCGCATCGCCAAGCCCGAGGTTGAGCCCTTGGCCGCCCAGCGGAGAGTGGATGTGCGCGGCATCGCCGGCGAGCAGCACGCGTCCCCTCTGGTAAGCCGTCGCCTGACGGGCGCGATCCGTCCAGGTGGTGGCAAGCCGGAGCGCCGTCAACGTGACGTCGGTGCCGGAGACGCGGCGCAGCACCGCCTGCACATGCTCGCGCGTGACCTCTTGGGTGCGGTGGAAGGCGCCGCCGTCGAAATCGACCATCGCGATGGTGTAGGGCCGCGCGTAGCTATACATGCCGGTCGGCGTGTAGTGGCGGCCCGGGCGGAGCGTGTCCGGATCGGCGATCTCGACCTCGATCGAATAGCCGGTGAACTCGGGATCGGTGCCAACGAACTCAAAGCCGCCGGCCTTGCGCACAATGCTGCGGCCGCCGTCGCAACCGACCAGCCAGCGTCCGCGGAACGTCTCGCCGCCGGCGCGAACGATCACGCCGTCATCCCACTGATCGAACGCCTCGACGGCCGCGCCGCGCCGGATCTCGACACCCATCGCAATTGCGCGCGCGGCGAGCGCGGATTCGAGCGACCCCATGTCGACTGCCATGCTGGTGTCGGCCGGACCCGGCACGCGATACGGCCATTTCGCAGTGTCGATATCGTCGTGATAAAACTGGATGCCGGCGAAATGGCCCGCCGGGCGGCGCGGCTGCCGCATCCAATGCGCGCCGTTTGACGCATTGCTGCCCGCGCCATCATTCGCACGCGGGGGCGCTGCGATCTCGTCCAGCATCCCGCGACGATAGAGGGCCTCGATGCTGGGCGCCGAGAGGCCGCGCATGCCGAACGGCAGCCGCTTCAACGGCGATCGCGGGTCGGCGGCCTGCTCCAGCACCAGCACCGAGCGCCCTGCGAGCCGCAGCTCGCAGGCAAGCAGCAGGCCGACCGGGCCGGCGCCGGCAATCACGACATCATGGGGAAGGGGGTGGTGGTTGTGCATGAACTGCTCCTGTGTCGAGGTTCGACCGGAGCGGTTCGTCGGGTTGAGAACCACACGGACGAACAATGGACGCTTCGATAGCGTCCGGTGTTCGTCGTGGGGATCTCATGCACGCAGCAGGAGGCCAGAGCTTTCGCTACCGAAGGGACTTCGATTTCGAAAGGACTTGGGCTTACCAAACCAAGTCTGCCTTTTCCGACACGGGCGATATAGCGGCATCGCGACAGCTCCGCAACGGCGATCCGTGCGTGCAAGTTATGGGAACAACGCAGGGCCGCGATGTCCCGGTGCGGCCGCATCGGCGTTATCAGGACCGCCGACGCGGCGGGAGCCCGGGCGCGGCGCGAGATTGTCCGGCGTCTTGATGTTGCTGGCGAGGCCGGCTGCCTCGAAGGCCTTGATCAGCCACCAGCCGAGATCGATCTGGCCCGGCAGCAGCCCGAGCTTGGCGGAGCCGGGATAGGCATGGTGATTGTTGTGCCAGCTCTCGCCCATGCTGATCAGCCCGGCGATGCTGACATTGTAGCCCTGGGCTGCAACGCCTTCGATGACCCAGGTCTGTCCGCCCTTGCGATGCGAGTAATGACCGATCAGCCAGTGCCCGGTGACGCAGACGGCGACCCGGACGCAGATGCCCCAGACCGGCCAGCTCCACGAGCCGATCGCAAAAAACAGGATCGCCCACGGCAACTGCTGCCACATCCAGGTGCGCTCGACGAAGGCGTAGAAGCGGTCGTCGGCGAGCCGGGGCTCGAGCCGGAAAACCGGCGGGTGCGTCAGCACCAGCGTGCAGTGCAGTTGCCACCAGGCGTCGCGCCAGAAGCCGGCGGCGTGGCGGGAGTAGGCGTGGCACGCCGCCTGGCGCTGCGCCCAGTCACGGAAATCGTGTAGCCGCACCATGCCGTAGGGGCCGGCCATTCCGACCAGCGTGCCGAGATAGACGCAGAGCCGTTCGAGCCATAGCGGGCAGTCGAAGCTCGCATGGATCAGGCGGCGGTGCATGCCGACCGAATGCCCGAAGCACAGCGTGATCGCGCTGGTCACGATGAACAGCGCGAACGCGCTCCACGAGAACAGCAGCGGCCCGAACACGATCGCAACCGCGGTCATGCTGCCAAGCCATAACGACTTCACCGGCGCCCATCGCACGCGCCCGTCGAGCGGGTCGGTGCTGTCGTCCGCGAAGATGCGTTCGGACCCGGGATGCAGCTTCATTCCGTAACCTGAAATTGTAACGCAGGTTTGGATGGAGCGGCCGTTGCTGTCAATCCGCCGCGCACGTCCGTCATGTCGCAGTCCGCATTGGCATCTCCGGCCGCTTCACCTAGCCTGTCGTGGCTGAGTCAGCTCATCGGCTTAGTAAGCGCTTGGGGCGGAGACGTTCGATCATGCGACTGAAATTCTGGTTTGCACTCGTTGTGGCGATCCTCGCCGGCGCTGGCATGGCACGCGCCGCTGAGATGCGGGTCACCTTGCTCGGCACGGGCACGCCGACGCCGCGGCTCTCGAGCTTCAGCGCCGCGACGCTGGTGGAGGCGGGGCCCGAGAAGCTGATGTTCGATTTCGGACGCGGCTCGACGATCCGCCTGTTCCAGAAGAAGATCCCGATCGGTGCGATCACCGCGCACTTCATCACCCATCTGCACTCCGACCACATCGTGGGCCTTCCCGACATGTGGCTGACGGGATGGATCGGCACGCCGTTCGGCTCGCGCAAGACGCCGATGGTGATCTTCGGGCCGAAGGGCACGGTGGCGATGACCGAAAATCTCACCAAGGCGTTCGCCGAGGACATCCGCATCCGGATCGATGATGAGAATTATCCGCCTTCCGGCGTTGCGTTCGCGGCGAAGGACATCGAGCCGGGTCCGGTCTACGAGAACAACGGCGTCAAGGTCACCGCGATCGAGGTCAATCACGGCGACAAGATCAAGCCGTCGTTCGGATATGTCGTCGAGTATGACGGCAAGAAGGTGGTGCTGTCGGGCGACACCAAGCCGGACCAGCGGGTGGCGAAGGCGGCCGAGGGCGCGGATCTCTTGATCCACGAGGTCGCGGTCATCGATCCCGACCTGTTCAAGGCCTATCCGAATTATCGGGCGATCGAGAACCATCACACCTCGCCGGAAGAGGCCGGCAAGATCTTCGCGCAGGCCAAGCCGAAGCTTGCGGTCTACTCGCACATCGTGTTCGCGAGCCAGCCGCCGACGCAGGACGTGCCGGAGGACGCGCTGCTGAAGCGGACGCGCACGACCTATCAGGGACCGCTGGTGATCGGGCACGACCTGATGTCGTTCGTGATCTCCGACAAGGTCGAGGCGTTCGCGCCCGACGGCACCGCGATGAAGTGACGATCCATGCGAAGCGGCGCGGCGGGTTACTTGGCTTCGGCGTCCATGGCCGGTTCGGCCGGCACCGCCGGTGGCTCAACAGTCACGGCCTTTAGCACCTTGCGTTTCGCCGCGCGGATCTCGAGTTGCAACGGCGGCTGATAGGACCCGCTTGGCGGCTCGAACACGAAGGCGTGGTGCCCATCGCCCTTGTTGAGCTTGAGAAGATCCTTGCGGAATTGATCGGCGACGACCTCGGCTACGTGATCGCCGTTGAAATAGATATCGATCGTGACCCGCTTGTCGGGATGCCGGTCGTACAGGGCCCAGCCGGCAATCCGTTTTTCGTTGAAGACGTCGACATGGCCGGTGACCTCGCCTGACAGGCTTTCGATGCCGGCCTCGATCACCTCGAGGTCGCTCTTGTAGATCGATCGCGTCACGTCGAAGCTGAAATGCGCGGTGTCGACACATTGGTCGAGCAGGTTCTGCCGATGTTCCTTCATTCGTTGCAGCGTGTCCAGCTCGCCCAGCTTGACGTACATGCCAACGATGCCTTCGATACCAGGATTCATGGTGTCGTTCCCCGCAATGCTACAAGCCTATTGGCCCTCAGTTGCGTTCACAATCAACGGTTCTTTGCGATGCTTCCTTGCGGAAGGATACTCCTGTCAAGACCTGAAGCGCGTCGTCCCGCCAGGGTCTGTCATGGAGGCCTTCATGACAGGCGTTCATGACATCCCGATCGTCCTGACCTAAAGTCGGTGCGGCCGGACCCGGCCCAATGGGAAGGACAGGGAGAGCGAACCGATGGAGCAGATCCGCGTCTGCACGCATGACGGACCTGGAGCCAAGCCTGTAATCCGGACCGTGCCATGGCCGGATGTCGGCAAAAAGGCGGCCTTGATCAAGGTCGGCGCCTGCGGAGTTTGTGGAACCGATCTGCACATCCTGAAGGGACACTGGCCGAAGCCGCTGCCATGGCCGTTCACGCTCGGCCACGAGCTCGGCGGCGTGATCGTCGAATGCGGTGCGGAGTTCACCGAAGACTTCATGAGCAAGCCGCTGCAGGTGGGATCGAAGGTGATGATCCCGCCGTTGATGCCGTGCGGCCGCTGCTATTACTGCGTCCATTATCCCGAGAGCGCCAACAAGTGCCTGACGCCGGTGTACTACGGCCGCTATCTCGGCTTCGACAAGGCGCCGCACATGTGGGGCGGCTGGGCCGAATATGTCTATGTCGATCTCGACATGCTGCCCGGCACCAAGATCTACAAATTGCCTGACGACATGTCGCTGCGGCTCGGTGCACTCTCGGAGCCGTTGACCTCCTGCATTCGCGCCTTCAACCGCGCCACCCGCGCCGGCGGCTTCAGCTGGGGCGACACGGTGGTGATCCAGGGCTCCGGGCCGATCGGCATCCTCGCGGTCGCGGCCGCGCAGGAGATGGGAGCGGGGCGCGTGATCTGCGTCGGCGCGCCGGAGGTGCCGCGGCTGGCGCTGGCACGCAAGTTCGGCGCCGAGGCGACGGTCGATATCGAGCAGCTCAAGACGCCGGAGCAGCGCATCAAGGCGGTGCGCGATATCGTCGGCGGCTTCGGCGCCGACTTCGTGATGGATTGCTCGGGCCATCCGACCGCCGGCCCCGAAGGCATCGAGATGCTGCGCGACGGCGGCACCTATGTCGAGATGGGCCAGTTCACCGACGCCGGCTCGATCAATACTTCGTGGCACCGCATCTGCACCAAGGACCTCAATGTGCTCGGCTCCTGGGGCTTTACCGGCAACGACCTGCCGCTCGGCGTCGACATGCTCTACCGCACGCGCAACAAATACCCGTGGCTCGACATGCAGACGATCTATCCGTTCACCGAGGACGGCATCGCACGCGCGGTGGCGGACGCGATGGCGATGAAGACGGTGAAGTCAACCATCGTGCCGTGGCCGGAGCTGCTCGAATGAGGCAGGCCAATGGAAGCCTCGCTATTCCTGTTGCAGTGCTCCCAAGAAATGCTGGCCGGGGCGCCGCCGGGGGCGGCCTGATATCGCTCGCCGGGACGGCGGCCCGGCGCTAACATCCGCGCATGCAATCGAACCGTGTGCCGCCGAGCGCAACGTTTGCGTGGGGAAACCTGTCCGAGGACTTCGCGCTGTTCCGTACGCTCAGCCCTGAGCAGCGGCGGATCGCCTTTGGCGCGATGACCCGGCGCGACCTGGTGCGTGGAGAGCTGCTGGTGGAGCAGGGCGGCGCCTCGGACGCATTGTTCCTGGTGCTGCACGGCGCGCTCGCGGTGCATCGGACCGATCATCCCGAGCCGATTGCGGAGCTTCGCGCCGGCGAACTGGTCGGTGAGATCGGCTTCTTCGCCAACATCCCGCGCACGGCCAACGTGATCGCGATCCGCGATTCCAGCGTGCTGGTGTTGACGCGGGCGGCCTATGCGAGGCTTGTCCAGGAAGCGCCCGGCATCGTCGAGGCGCTGCTTGCCGCGCTCGCACAGCGCTTTGCCATCCAGACCGCGCGCCTGTTGCCCGTCCGGGCGTCACCAAAGGCGCGCACCGTCGCGCTGATTGCGGGCGGACGGGAGCCGGTGCCGCCTGCCTTTGAACGGAGGTTGCGCGAAGGCCTTGCCGCAGCAGGCGCCGAGATCGTCGATCTCGCGCGCGTTCAGGCGATGTTTCCCGGCCGCGCGCTGGACTCGTCCGAGGTCGCCGACTGGCTCAACCAGATCGAGTACGACGCGCCGCTGGTGGCTTATTTCGGTGGTGCGGAAGCATCCGAATGGGCGCGCAAGACCATTCGCCAGGCCGACCTCGTCGTGCTCGCCTGCCGCGGTGATGCTCCGCCGCCGGTTCTCACCGAGATCGAGAGCTTCGCGTGCGGGGTGCATCCGGCGTCGGCGCGGCGCCTGGTTCGTGTTCATGATATCAGGCAACACGAGGTCAG
Protein-coding sequences here:
- the fabA gene encoding bifunctional 3-hydroxydecanoyl-ACP dehydratase/trans-2-decenoyl-ACP isomerase, with the translated sequence MFNPHDFHTPQSSYSKPDLLRSSAGGYFGPGNAQLPAPPMLMMDRITEIGIDGGAFGKGRVAAELDVAPDHWFFACHFAGDPVMPGCLGLDAMWQIIGFWLGWSGSPGKGRALGVGEVKFRGHITPDVRLVRYEVDMRQVRRGRLVLGIADGRVLADGACVYLAKDMRVGLIAPTG
- a CDS encoding TetR/AcrR family transcriptional regulator yields the protein MGVTSQGTRERLLAAAQVELIEGQGHLEMQAVARRAQVSVGLAYHHFGSKAGLIAAVVEGFYEHLDEAAFGGAKLPASNWADREKARIGAYVAFHYEHPFAPLVIGPLSRAPEVLDVETAFTSRQLAAGARMLEAAQRDRIVPGNLDPHLTIALMIGGIRQALIGALTADRRPDPARLTGDIWAFMAAALRLPAKSPPVKPKATRRSRF
- a CDS encoding class I SAM-dependent methyltransferase yields the protein MLAVSPRRDSMQDNQQTADHYTKQWSSDLGFRSFVQQNAEAAKAMPSRQLPWAELFERIRKQASERKTSVYDAACGFGDILNQLAASPVPANLEYVGADIHGALDTIERFGIATLFNHDITSELPTRQQFDFIVCRAAIHHTPSPRATFHTLVRQLAPGGTIAITAYAKKAPMREAVDDVLRAAIIPMPNDEAFATANQLTALGRDLQRSQGQITIDNDLPFLGIKAGTYDIQTFIYNHFIKCWHNPAFSEQHCDLVNFDWYHPPFAFRYKRDELREWAASCGLEIVNEASTEAQHYLECRSSR
- a CDS encoding transglutaminase-like cysteine peptidase — encoded protein: MFGFRGQGKGLAVAAILFATCVSAKAGDVVYASLGDVARSPIGWVEFCADNPAECRGGKTQPRDIVLSQTAWRDLVRVNKWVNESIKPMTDMDHWGVIEKWSLPSDGYGDCEDYVLLKRKMLMDAGWPREALLITVVRDKKGEGHAVLTVKTDKGEFVLDNQNESIVAWTETGYRFVKRQSQSDPNVWVSLGDNRPAVSTASSR
- a CDS encoding PilZ domain-containing protein; amino-acid sequence: MSFAQKKTTVVPVAEERRRFQRVKVHLLGRYMLPDRREFPCQIINMSPGGLALLAPGIGNVGDRVIAYLDHIGRVEGRITRIIDNGFAMTIGATARKRDKLAAQLTWLANRDILNLPEDRRHDRIVPRNPIALLTQEDGSRMTCRIIDLSLSGAAIAAENRPPLKSLVMLGRVQARVVRNLEEGFALEFVHEQSAETLEESVTAR
- a CDS encoding FAD-dependent monooxygenase; this translates as MHNHHPLPHDVVIAGAGPVGLLLACELRLAGRSVLVLEQAADPRSPLKRLPFGMRGLSAPSIEALYRRGMLDEIAAPPRANDGAGSNASNGAHWMRQPRRPAGHFAGIQFYHDDIDTAKWPYRVPGPADTSMAVDMGSLESALAARAIAMGVEIRRGAAVEAFDQWDDGVIVRAGGETFRGRWLVGCDGGRSIVRKAGGFEFVGTDPEFTGYSIEVEIADPDTLRPGRHYTPTGMYSYARPYTIAMVDFDGGAFHRTQEVTREHVQAVLRRVSGTDVTLTALRLATTWTDRARQATAYQRGRVLLAGDAAHIHSPLGGQGLNLGLGDAMNLGWKLAATIRGDAPAGLLDSYCSERHPVGAQILDWSRAQVALMRPSRSSRALEAIIRDLIATSDGATYFAERVWGVSLRYDLGGGHPLVGRSAPDFELASGMRLGELLKDGRGLLLDFDPHSPQRALADRWRGRINYVASDAGDRLGLRAVLVRPDGFVAWATDIEQDLEETAQAAARWFGEPDAASA
- a CDS encoding acyl-CoA desaturase, whose product is MKLHPGSERIFADDSTDPLDGRVRWAPVKSLWLGSMTAVAIVFGPLLFSWSAFALFIVTSAITLCFGHSVGMHRRLIHASFDCPLWLERLCVYLGTLVGMAGPYGMVRLHDFRDWAQRQAACHAYSRHAAGFWRDAWWQLHCTLVLTHPPVFRLEPRLADDRFYAFVERTWMWQQLPWAILFFAIGSWSWPVWGICVRVAVCVTGHWLIGHYSHRKGGQTWVIEGVAAQGYNVSIAGLISMGESWHNNHHAYPGSAKLGLLPGQIDLGWWLIKAFEAAGLASNIKTPDNLAPRPGSRRVGGPDNADAAAPGHRGPALFP
- a CDS encoding MBL fold metallo-hydrolase, which encodes MRLKFWFALVVAILAGAGMARAAEMRVTLLGTGTPTPRLSSFSAATLVEAGPEKLMFDFGRGSTIRLFQKKIPIGAITAHFITHLHSDHIVGLPDMWLTGWIGTPFGSRKTPMVIFGPKGTVAMTENLTKAFAEDIRIRIDDENYPPSGVAFAAKDIEPGPVYENNGVKVTAIEVNHGDKIKPSFGYVVEYDGKKVVLSGDTKPDQRVAKAAEGADLLIHEVAVIDPDLFKAYPNYRAIENHHTSPEEAGKIFAQAKPKLAVYSHIVFASQPPTQDVPEDALLKRTRTTYQGPLVIGHDLMSFVISDKVEAFAPDGTAMK
- a CDS encoding zinc-binding dehydrogenase; translation: MEQIRVCTHDGPGAKPVIRTVPWPDVGKKAALIKVGACGVCGTDLHILKGHWPKPLPWPFTLGHELGGVIVECGAEFTEDFMSKPLQVGSKVMIPPLMPCGRCYYCVHYPESANKCLTPVYYGRYLGFDKAPHMWGGWAEYVYVDLDMLPGTKIYKLPDDMSLRLGALSEPLTSCIRAFNRATRAGGFSWGDTVVIQGSGPIGILAVAAAQEMGAGRVICVGAPEVPRLALARKFGAEATVDIEQLKTPEQRIKAVRDIVGGFGADFVMDCSGHPTAGPEGIEMLRDGGTYVEMGQFTDAGSINTSWHRICTKDLNVLGSWGFTGNDLPLGVDMLYRTRNKYPWLDMQTIYPFTEDGIARAVADAMAMKTVKSTIVPWPELLE